A window of the Dioscorea cayenensis subsp. rotundata cultivar TDr96_F1 chromosome 14, TDr96_F1_v2_PseudoChromosome.rev07_lg8_w22 25.fasta, whole genome shotgun sequence genome harbors these coding sequences:
- the LOC120276311 gene encoding dioscorin dioA3-like isoform X2: protein MSSSTLFHLFLLSSFLFSCFSNARLEADDFSYIEGSPNGPENWGNLRPEWKTCGNGMEQSPINLCDDKVIQTPALGKLRTSYQAARATLKNNGHDIMVNFKSDAGSQFINRVQYQLKRIHFHSPSEHALNGERYDLEIQMVHESQDQRRAVTAIMFRFGRSDPFLSDLEDFIKQISRSENFEVDAGVVDPRQLLQFDDPSYYRYMGSFTAPPCTEDITWTVIKKLGTVSPKQVLMLKQAVNENAINNARPLQPTNYRSVFYFEQLKSKLCVI, encoded by the exons ATGAGTTCATCCACCCTTTTCCATCTCTTCCTCCTCTCCTCCTTCCTCTTCTCTTGCTTTTCAAATGCAAGGCTTGAAG CGGATGACTTTAGCTACATTGAAGGAAGTCCTAATGGTCCTGAAAACTGGGGAAATCTTAGACCGGAGTGGAAGACTTGTGGCAATGGCATGGAGCAGTCACCCATTAATTTGTGTGATGATAAAGTGATACAGACTCCAGCTTTGGGGAAGCTGAGAACAAGTTATCAGGCTGCTCGTGCAACACTGAAGAACAATGGACATGATATAATG GTGAACTTTAAAAGTGATGCTGGTTCACAATTCATCAATCGAGTACAATACCAACTCAAACGAATTCATTTTCACTCCCCATCAGAACATGCACTTAATGGTGAAAG GTATGACCTTGAGATCCAGATGGTCCATGAGAGCCAAGATCAAAGGAGAGCAGTAACTGCTATTATGTTCAGATTTGGACGTTCTGACCCATTCCTCTCAGAc CTTGAAGACTTTATCAAGCAAATAAGCAGAAGTGAGAATTTTGAAGTAGATGCTGGAGTTGTGGATCCAAGGCAATTATTACAGTTTGATGACCCTTCATATTATAGATACATGGGCTCATTCACAGCTCCACCTTGCACTGAAGATATTACATGGACCGTTATTAAGAAG CTTGGAACTGTTTCACCAAAGCAAGTATTGATGTTGAAGCAAGCAGTGAATGAA aatgctaTAAACAATGCAAGACCACTTCAACCAACCAATTACCGCTCCGTTTTTTACTTTGAACAGCTGAAATCGAAGCTTTGTgtcatataa
- the LOC120276311 gene encoding dioscorin dioA3-like isoform X1, whose translation MSSSTLFHLFLLSSFLFSCFSNARLEADDFSYIEGSPNGPENWGNLRPEWKTCGNGMEQSPINLCDDKVIQTPALGKLRTSYQAARATLKNNGHDIMVNFKSDAGSQFINRVQYQLKRIHFHSPSEHALNGERYDLEIQMVHESQDQRRAVTAIMFRFGRSDPFLSDLEDFIKQISRSENFEVDAGVVDPRQLLQFDDPSYYRYMGSFTAPPCTEDITWTVIKKLGTVSPKQVLMLKQAVNENAINNARPLQPLKFRTVFFYPHQKPNHDAI comes from the exons ATGAGTTCATCCACCCTTTTCCATCTCTTCCTCCTCTCCTCCTTCCTCTTCTCTTGCTTTTCAAATGCAAGGCTTGAAG CGGATGACTTTAGCTACATTGAAGGAAGTCCTAATGGTCCTGAAAACTGGGGAAATCTTAGACCGGAGTGGAAGACTTGTGGCAATGGCATGGAGCAGTCACCCATTAATTTGTGTGATGATAAAGTGATACAGACTCCAGCTTTGGGGAAGCTGAGAACAAGTTATCAGGCTGCTCGTGCAACACTGAAGAACAATGGACATGATATAATG GTGAACTTTAAAAGTGATGCTGGTTCACAATTCATCAATCGAGTACAATACCAACTCAAACGAATTCATTTTCACTCCCCATCAGAACATGCACTTAATGGTGAAAG GTATGACCTTGAGATCCAGATGGTCCATGAGAGCCAAGATCAAAGGAGAGCAGTAACTGCTATTATGTTCAGATTTGGACGTTCTGACCCATTCCTCTCAGAc CTTGAAGACTTTATCAAGCAAATAAGCAGAAGTGAGAATTTTGAAGTAGATGCTGGAGTTGTGGATCCAAGGCAATTATTACAGTTTGATGACCCTTCATATTATAGATACATGGGCTCATTCACAGCTCCACCTTGCACTGAAGATATTACATGGACCGTTATTAAGAAG CTTGGAACTGTTTCACCAAAGCAAGTATTGATGTTGAAGCAAGCAGTGAATGAA aatgctATAAACAATGCAAGGCCACTTCAACCACTGAAATTTCGCACCGTTTTTTTCTATCCGCATCAGAAACCCAATCATGATGCCATATAA
- the LOC120275561 gene encoding dioscorin dioA3-like produces the protein MSSSTLFHLFLLSSLLLSCLFKCKACKLLIAYIYIYDGVEDDFSYIEGSPNGPENWGNLKPEWEACGKGMEQSPIQLRDNRVIFDQTLGKLRRNYRAADATLRNSGHDVLMEFKSNAGSLSINRVAYQLKRIHFHSPSEHEMNGERFDLEAQLVHESQDQKRAVVSILFRFGRADTFLSDLEDFIKQFSSSQKNEINAGVVDPNQLQFDDCAYFRYMGSFTAPPCTEGISWTVMRKVATVSPRQVLLLKQAVNENAINNARPLQPTNFRSVFYFEQLKSKLGVM, from the exons ATGAGTTCATCCACCCTTTTCCATCTCTTCCTCCTCTCCTCCCTCCTCTTATCTTGCCTTTTCAAATGCAAAGCTTGCAAGCTG TTGatagcctatatatatatatatgatggtgtAGAGGATGACTTTAGCTACATTGAAGGAAGTCCTAATGGTCCTGAAAACTGGGGAAATCTAAAACCAGAGTGGGAGGCTTGTGGCAAAGGCATGGAGCAGTCACCCATTCAGTTGCGTGATAACAGAGTGATATTCGATCAAACTTTGGGGAAGTTGAGAAGAAATTATAGAGCCGCTGATGCAACATTAAGGAACAGTGGACATGATGTATTG ATGGAATTTAAGAGTAATGCTGGTTCACTATCAATCAATCGAGTTGCATACCAACTCAAGCGAATTCATTTTCACTCCCCTTCAGAGCATGAAATGAATGGCGAAAG GTTTGACCTTGAGGCACAGCTGGTCCATGAGAGCCAAGACCAAAAGAGAGCAGTGGTTTCTATTCTTTTCAGATTTGGACGTGCTGATACATTCCTCTCAGat CTTGAAGACTTTATCAAGCAGTTTAGCAGTAGCCAGAAGAATGAAATAAATGCAGGAGTTGTGGATCCAAATCAATTACAGTTTGATGACTGTGCATATTTTAGATACATGGGCTCATTCACAGCTCCACCTTGCACTGAAGGTATTTCATGGACCGTCATGAGGAAG GTTGCAACTGTTTCACCAAGGCAAGTACTGCTGTTGAAGCAGGCAGTGAATGAA AATGCTATAAACAATGCAAGACCACTTCAACCAACCAATTTCCGCTCCGTTTTTTACTTTGAACAGCTAAAATCGAAGCTTGGTGTCATGTAA